The Paenibacillus sp. FSL R7-0345 DNA segment CAGACTCTTTAAAAATCTGCGGGCAGGGCAGAAGCTGCAGGCCGGATCTTTCAGGCATAGCATAAACACCTCTCATTCATGTAGAATATGTTCACTTGCAAATAACGATAACATTCCGGAACAAAGGGAGGAATAGAGGGTATGCCCAAGGTCATGGATTATATGATCAGCCCATTTCCCATCAGAATCATTGATCCTAAGCTGGATGCTTCCATGCTCCGGCTGACCGCCATCCGGATCGGGCAGGCCGGTCATCTGCCGGGCAGAACGCTGTTCCGCAGCGGAGTGGTATTCGGGCATTGGGCAATGGTCTATATAGCGGCCGGGTCCGGCAGTATATCAGAGAATGGCGGGAAGCAGCAGCAGGTGCGTGCAGGAAGCCTCTTCTTCTTCCGCCCGGGCTGCAGCTACAGCTTCGGACCGCAGCCGGGCGGGAGCTGGGATGAATATTACATCAACTTTACGGGAAGCAGAGCGGATGAGTGGCTGGAAGCAGGACTCATAGCAGGCGGGAGCGCCTTTCAGGCCGGGAGGCCGGAGGAGCTGCTGCCTGCCTTTGAGGAGATACTGGATCTTATGGACGGGGGCATTCCTGCCGATGCTGACCGGGCGGCGCTGCGGCTGGAGGCCATGCTGCTGGAATGCTCCTGCATAATCCCGGATCATCCGCGGTTCCGCCAGCATGAAGCGCTGCAGGAGATCCGCGCTGATCTGGAGGCCTGCATTTATGCTCAGCCTGATTTGCCGGGAATTGCCGCAAAGCACCATATATCGATGTCTACCCTGCGCCGGCTGGTTCGCAGGAGCAGCGGATATCCGCTGCATGAATATATTCACAGATTGAAAATGGCGGAAGCGAAGCATCTGCTGCTGAATACCTCCCTGCAGATCAAGGAAATTTCCGGCATGCTGCATTACAGTGACCCGTTTTATTTCTCAAGGCTTTTCAAAAAGGTTACGGGCATCTCTCCACAGCTCTGCCGCAGCAATGCCCGGTAGCAGAATTTTGTCGGATTATGCTGATTTATGTTGACACTCGTAAAAACAGGGTGATATTATTTAGATAATATTAGTAATTATTTAGTGCTTTTTGACTATGCGTTTACCGGAGATGAAATCATGAGAGAGTTTTATTGCATTACTTGCCGTAGTCTCCATAAGATTGATGAGCACAATAATCAGACTGTCCGTGTCATGTCCACCGGCTATCATATCGTTGGTGAGCAGCGGTACCAGATTTGTATTTGTAATATGAAGCAGCCGCAACCATTATAGGGTACAGGGGCCGGCTAAGCCGGGATGCCCGCAACCGATATTGTTTAGCTGGTAACAGCCTGTCCGTTTTACGGACAGGCTGTTTTGCATTCCGCAACTTTCTGTAAGAACACGTAGTACTAGTTATAGGAGAATGGAATAAAATTAAAATAAAATCGAAAAAAATTAGCCCGAAATGTTATTTATTTGAAAAGAAAACGTTGTCAATTAATAGTGAAACTTGTTATTGTGATTTTTCTCATGTATGATGCTTTTAAACAAGGCTTAGATAAGCTCGCATTTTCCAAAATAGGTGGAGAATAGGGTGGTGGGATGAAAATCAAAGCAACCGCGGAAGACAGAATGATAGCATTTTACAGATATTTTTCTTTGTCCCTCACATCTCTGATGTACCTCCTGGACCACACGGGGCCTTCCGTCATTTATAAATCCCTACTAATTTTCTCGCTTTTCTTAATGGCTCAAGCGTTTGTAATCATTTACCGGAGGCTCCGGGCCAGACCACGGGTTCTTATGCTGGCAGTCAGCGTAGAGATGGCTGGCGTTATTGCACTGACCTTACTTACTGGCGGGTTTGACAGTGTGTTTAAGCTTTATGTACTTAACCCTGTTCTGATTGCAGCAGGATCATTATCCATGTATTTCGGGTGGAGTCTGCTGCTGAGCTACATTGCGATTGTAACCGGATTTTGTTATATATTTGTGAATTCTGCAGGCAAATCGTTATCTGAAGCACTGCTTCAGAACGGCAACCTGTTTCTAGCCCTGGTGCTTGCGGTTATAGTAATGCAGATGGTTAACAGGATCAAGCGGCAGCGGGAAGAAGCGAACGCGCGGACCAACGAAACCATGGAGCACATTAAATCGCTCTATCACATCGTCGAAACCTCCAGCCAGCATGACTTCATGAATATCGGCCAGGTCATAACAGATTACGTGGTGAAGCTCACCAAGCTGGATAAGGCCTTATTCTGGTTTGCCAAAAAGAGCGGTGAGCCCGCTCCGCAGAGCCGGCAGACCGGCTGGCAGCATGAAGAAGAACGTTTCTTGTTCACAGAGCTGGAAAAGCATGAGCACGAGTGGAGGCTGCAGCGTGAGCCGGTGTTCAAAAGTATGCCGGGACTTGGCGATTTTTTGCTGATGCCGGTGAGAATGAGCACCCGATTTGTCGGTATGATCGGCGTGAAGCTGGAATCCTCAGAGGGACTTGAAGGGCGCAGATGGTATATTCAGCAGCTGATGTTCCTGTCAGAGCTAAGTGCCATTATTCTGGAACGGCATGAATTGGGTGTCATCGAAAACCGGCTGATCATCACGAATGAGCAGAACCGGATCGCGGATGAAATGCATGACAGCGTATCGCAGAGCCTGTTCGGCATCGTATACGCAACCCATTCCCTGAAGCAGACCTGGCGCAAGATGTCCGACTCTGAGCTTGAAGAGCAGATTGACCTGATTCATGATTCGGCAACCAGGGTTGCCAAAGAGCTGAGGATTACGATTTACAGCCTCAGCTCGAAGAAGAGCGGCGGACCAACCTGGCTGGGGATGGTCAGATCTCATCTGAAGAGCCTGTCGAGGCTCAATGATGTGGAAATTGAACTCAAAATAACGGGGGATGACTTTAGCCTCCCTTATCCTTACCACAAGGCGCTCTTCCGGATTATTTCCGAAGCGACAGGCAATGCCATACGTCATGGTGCAGCCAGCCGGGTGGATGTTGAGCTGTCTCTGAAGCCTAAATGGATCAGACTGTCTATTTCTGATGACGGTATCGGTTTCGATACGGATCTGTTGTGGACTACATCTGAAGATACGACCGGCGGGCTTGGCATGAAGAATATGCAGTATCTGACTCAGTCGTTGGGCGGAGAGTTTCATATCTCCAGCAGCGAGAATGCAGGAACCAGAATTTTAATTTCGATACCTGTCGGCGTGGCTGAATTAAAGAATGCATAAACTTTAGGCAGGAGGTCATTCAAGTGAATATCGTCATTGTTGATGATCACCCGTTAGTAAGAAGAGGATTGGCGGCAGTTATTTCCATGCAGCCGAATCTGCATTTTGCAGGCGAAGCAACGAATGGCCAGGAAGCTCTTCAGGTTATAGAAGAGACACAGCCCGATCTTGTGCTGATTGACCTGCGGCTGGCCGACGAGTCTGGTCTTGATGTAATCAAGGCTGCGCGGGCGCACGGGCTAACCAGCAAGTTCATTCTGCTCACCTCTTCAGCAAGCAGGGAGGACTTTCTCAAAGCGGAAGAAGTATTAGTGGACGGGTACGTGCTGAAGGAAGCTTTGCCTGAGGAATTGCTGTTCGCTATCCAGCTGGTTTATAAGGGCCGCAAGTATTATGATCCGGGTCTGATGGAAGATAAGATGCGGATGAGCGGCAGCAGCCCTACCGATGAATTGACACCGAAAGAGAAGGAAGTGCTGATCGAACTTGGCCAGGGGGCATGCAACAAGGATATTGCTTCGCGCCTGTTCATCAGTGAATTTACCGTCAAAAAGCATGTAAGCCAGATTCTGGCGAAGCTGCAGGTAGCCGATCGTACACAGGCGGCGCTGTATGCCAATGCAGTCGGACTGACGAAATATGAAATGTCTTATGATTAACAGCACTTTTTAATATTCATATAGGCGGCAGAGCACGGACAGGAATGTCCGTGTTTTTTTTATGTACACTTTTCCTGAAACTGACACGGGATGTACTGTATTTCAAGGGTTTAAAAGAGGGGAAAACGCCAGCCGTCGGGTTTTCTCTCATCTGCCGGAGAGGTTTTTCCGGTCATATGGTACTAAAGTATACCATTCTGCCCCGCTTAGGCACCAAATTCACTCACACGAAAGTGAACATTAAAGTAATGGGAGGAGCCATGTGATAACCCGTACAGATTGATAGAATAAGACACAAGATATCTGAAACTTTCATGAATGCTTTCAGAACGTAATGAATGCGGAAGGAGGGTTACTGTGGAAAAGACGATTTTAGATTACATTAACCTGATTAAGAAGAGGCTCTGGCTGATCACGATTTTTGTATTAATCTCCTGTGCCACCACCTTCTATGTCAGCAAGAACTTCGTTACACCCGTCTACTCCGCCTCCGGACAGCTGCTGGTCAACAACACCGCAAATGTACCCGAGAGCAACAATCTCAACAACTTGAACTTCAGCCTGAACCTCATCGAGAGCTACAAGGAAATTATGAAGTCCCCCGCAATCCTGAGCGGTGTCGTGGCCGATCATCCCGAGTTTGGCCTGACGGAAGAACAGCTGGCCGCGAAGCTGCAGGTAAGATCCTCCGAGAAAAGCTCAGTCATTAACCTGAGTGTAGAGGATGAAAGCTACAGCAAGGCTGCCAACATCGTAAATGCGGTTTCGCAAGGCTTCATTCGCAGCCTGCCGTCACTTATGATGCTGGACAATGTTACCTTCCTGACCCCGGCCGATCCAGCCAATCTTCCTGCTCCATCCAATGGCGGTGTCGCCATGAACCTGATTATCAGCTTTGTCATTTCACTGATGGCTGCGATCGGAATCATTCTGCTGCTGGAAACGCTGAATGGAACACTCCGTTCCGAGAAGGAAGCAGAATTCGATGTCGGACTGCCGGTCATTGCCAGCATCCCGGTTATCCGTAAACGTGATTTAGGCAATGCCGGCAGCGCCAATGCAAGAGTAGGGGAGGGTACTTATGTTACGGCTGAATAGAAGCTTGATTGCAGACTTGAATCCGTCCTCGCATATCTCCGAATCCTTCCGCTCGCTCCGTACTTATATCCGGCAGCTCGGGCTGACGGGGGGAGACAGCGGCAAGGTGCTGCTGTTCACCTCTGCTGAAAGCGGTGAGGGCAAGACGACGGTGCTGTCCAATCTCGCCGTATCCTTTGTACAGGACGGCAAGAAGGTGGCGGTGGTTGACTGTAACCTGCGCCATCCGGGATTGCATTCTGTGTTTGAAGTAGAAGGCAGCGAAGGGCTGGCTGCTTACCTGAGCGGCCAGGAGGCAGCGAAGGATATCGCCGTATACGGCAATCTGGCTAACCTGGCAGTTATCCCTGCTGGCAAGACCCGCATCAGTCCGCCGGATCTCCTCGGCAATGACAAAATGGGCGCACTGCTGGATGAGCTCAAAGACAGCTTCGATCTCATCCTGCTGGACACTCCTCCGGCCGTTGAATTCAGTGATGCCCGTATTCTGGCCCCGCTCTCTGACGGAGTGATCCTGGTGGCCAGACACGGCAAAACGAAACGCGAAGCGGTCCGCAAGGTGAAAGGGCTGCTTGAACAGAGCGGTTCGAATATTCTCGGCATCGCCATGAATCAGGCCAGATAAAGTCCCAAGTTTCAAAATCCTACACATAACGATCAGGAGGTAAGTGCGATGATGAAAAAGGTAAAGAAGGTAATTATACCTGCAGCTGGGTTAGGAACGCGCTTCCTTCCTGCGACAAAGGCCATGCCTAAGGAAATGCTTCCGATTATCAACAAGCCGACCATCCAGTATATCGTGGAAGAAGCTATCGCTTCCGGCATTGAGGACATTATCATCGTTACCGGTAAGGGCAAGCGGGCGATCGAGGATCACTTTGACAATGCGTTCGAGCTGGAATCCAGACTGCTGGAGGATGGAAAGCTGGAGCTGCTCAAAGAGGTTCAGCGTTCCGCCAAGGTGGAAATCCACTATATCCGGCAAAAAGAAGCAATGGGCCTGGGGCATGCCGTATGGTGTGCACGGCGCTTTATCGGAGACGAGCCTTTCGGCGTTATGCTCGGGGATGACATCGTAACAGGCAACACGCCTTGCCTAAAACAGCTGATCGACCAGTACGAGGAAACGCAGAACTCGGTAATCGGAGTGCAGGAAATTCCGGATGAATTCACTAACCGTTACGGGATTATCGAACCGGATCTGCAGGACGGACGGCTCTACCGGGTTAACAACTTTGTGGAAAAACCGCCGCTGGGCACAGCCCCTTCCAACCTGGCCATCATGGGTCGTTACGTCTTTACGCCAAAAATCTTTAAGTATCTTGATCTGCAGGAAAAAGGTGCCGGCGGCGAAATCCAGCTGACCGATGCCATCCAGAAGCTGAACCAGAGCGAACGGGTATACGCCTATAACTTCGACGGAACCAGATACGATGTCGGTGAACGTCTTGGCTACATTCTGACTACACTGGAATTTGCCCTCCAGAACGATGATCTCCGCTACCCGGTAATGGATGCAATGGCAGAATGGCTCAGCAAAGCCGGACAAACCACAATCAGCAGCTAACAAAACTAGGCAAATGCTTTCGAAGTGAGTTTTGTACGAAGTGAATCAAGGAAGTATCGCTAACAAAACTTTTAGGAGGAATGAGGAGAAAATGAGCATGCAAAAACTGCCGGAAGACTACGAGGCCGTCCTGCCGAAACTTTACATGCTGCATGCCAAAGAAGGAAGCAAAGGGATGGATTCCTATCTGGTAATGAAGCGGATCATTGATATTCTTTTCTCCGCCCTTGGTCTTCTCGTACTGCTGCCGCTCTTCGCTCTTGTGGCCATCCTGATCAAGCTGGAGGATCCCAAAGGCAAGGTGTTCTTCCGGCAGAACCGGGTTGGCAAAGACGAAGTGCAGTTTCCAATGTATAAATTCAGATCCATGGTGTCCAATGCCGAGGAGCTGAAAGAAAGTCTTATGGCTTACAACGAAGTGAGCGGGGCGATGTTCAAAATCAAAAATGATCCCCGCATCACCCGGATCGGAAGATTCATCCGCAAGACGAGCATTGATGAACTGCCTCAGCTCTGGAACGTGCTGATGGGCCATATGAGTCTGGTCGGTCCCCGTCCTCCGCTCGTTGAAGAGGTGGCGCAGTATACGGATTACGACAAGCAGCGGCTGCTGGTTACGCCGGGCTGCACCGGATACTGGCAGGTAAATGCCAGAAACAGTGTCGGTTTTGACGAAATGGTGCAGCTGGATCTGACTTATATCCATATCCGGAGCACAATGCTGGATCTTAAGATTATTTTTAAAACCGGCCTGATGCTGCTCGGTTCCAAGGATGCTTATTAAAAATATGGGAATTGGGTGATTGCCGATGACTGAGTACGGAGACATCCCTAAGGTTTCCATTATTATCTGCACC contains these protein-coding regions:
- a CDS encoding CpsD/CapB family tyrosine-protein kinase yields the protein MLRLNRSLIADLNPSSHISESFRSLRTYIRQLGLTGGDSGKVLLFTSAESGEGKTTVLSNLAVSFVQDGKKVAVVDCNLRHPGLHSVFEVEGSEGLAAYLSGQEAAKDIAVYGNLANLAVIPAGKTRISPPDLLGNDKMGALLDELKDSFDLILLDTPPAVEFSDARILAPLSDGVILVARHGKTKREAVRKVKGLLEQSGSNILGIAMNQAR
- a CDS encoding ATP-binding protein, giving the protein MLAVSVEMAGVIALTLLTGGFDSVFKLYVLNPVLIAAGSLSMYFGWSLLLSYIAIVTGFCYIFVNSAGKSLSEALLQNGNLFLALVLAVIVMQMVNRIKRQREEANARTNETMEHIKSLYHIVETSSQHDFMNIGQVITDYVVKLTKLDKALFWFAKKSGEPAPQSRQTGWQHEEERFLFTELEKHEHEWRLQREPVFKSMPGLGDFLLMPVRMSTRFVGMIGVKLESSEGLEGRRWYIQQLMFLSELSAIILERHELGVIENRLIITNEQNRIADEMHDSVSQSLFGIVYATHSLKQTWRKMSDSELEEQIDLIHDSATRVAKELRITIYSLSSKKSGGPTWLGMVRSHLKSLSRLNDVEIELKITGDDFSLPYPYHKALFRIISEATGNAIRHGAASRVDVELSLKPKWIRLSISDDGIGFDTDLLWTTSEDTTGGLGMKNMQYLTQSLGGEFHISSSENAGTRILISIPVGVAELKNA
- the galU gene encoding UTP--glucose-1-phosphate uridylyltransferase GalU; the protein is MMKKVKKVIIPAAGLGTRFLPATKAMPKEMLPIINKPTIQYIVEEAIASGIEDIIIVTGKGKRAIEDHFDNAFELESRLLEDGKLELLKEVQRSAKVEIHYIRQKEAMGLGHAVWCARRFIGDEPFGVMLGDDIVTGNTPCLKQLIDQYEETQNSVIGVQEIPDEFTNRYGIIEPDLQDGRLYRVNNFVEKPPLGTAPSNLAIMGRYVFTPKIFKYLDLQEKGAGGEIQLTDAIQKLNQSERVYAYNFDGTRYDVGERLGYILTTLEFALQNDDLRYPVMDAMAEWLSKAGQTTISS
- a CDS encoding sugar transferase gives rise to the protein MSMQKLPEDYEAVLPKLYMLHAKEGSKGMDSYLVMKRIIDILFSALGLLVLLPLFALVAILIKLEDPKGKVFFRQNRVGKDEVQFPMYKFRSMVSNAEELKESLMAYNEVSGAMFKIKNDPRITRIGRFIRKTSIDELPQLWNVLMGHMSLVGPRPPLVEEVAQYTDYDKQRLLVTPGCTGYWQVNARNSVGFDEMVQLDLTYIHIRSTMLDLKIIFKTGLMLLGSKDAY
- a CDS encoding AraC family transcriptional regulator → MPKVMDYMISPFPIRIIDPKLDASMLRLTAIRIGQAGHLPGRTLFRSGVVFGHWAMVYIAAGSGSISENGGKQQQVRAGSLFFFRPGCSYSFGPQPGGSWDEYYINFTGSRADEWLEAGLIAGGSAFQAGRPEELLPAFEEILDLMDGGIPADADRAALRLEAMLLECSCIIPDHPRFRQHEALQEIRADLEACIYAQPDLPGIAAKHHISMSTLRRLVRRSSGYPLHEYIHRLKMAEAKHLLLNTSLQIKEISGMLHYSDPFYFSRLFKKVTGISPQLCRSNAR
- a CDS encoding response regulator transcription factor; the protein is MNIVIVDDHPLVRRGLAAVISMQPNLHFAGEATNGQEALQVIEETQPDLVLIDLRLADESGLDVIKAARAHGLTSKFILLTSSASREDFLKAEEVLVDGYVLKEALPEELLFAIQLVYKGRKYYDPGLMEDKMRMSGSSPTDELTPKEKEVLIELGQGACNKDIASRLFISEFTVKKHVSQILAKLQVADRTQAALYANAVGLTKYEMSYD
- a CDS encoding Wzz/FepE/Etk N-terminal domain-containing protein, whose protein sequence is MEKTILDYINLIKKRLWLITIFVLISCATTFYVSKNFVTPVYSASGQLLVNNTANVPESNNLNNLNFSLNLIESYKEIMKSPAILSGVVADHPEFGLTEEQLAAKLQVRSSEKSSVINLSVEDESYSKAANIVNAVSQGFIRSLPSLMMLDNVTFLTPADPANLPAPSNGGVAMNLIISFVISLMAAIGIILLLETLNGTLRSEKEAEFDVGLPVIASIPVIRKRDLGNAGSANARVGEGTYVTAE